The stretch of DNA TGAAAATCAGACGCTCGACCATCAGACACTCAGCATGAACTTCCGACTTTCCCCACAACCCGCCGAATGGATCGACCGCAGTCGCACGCTGCGATTCAGCTTTGAAGGCAAATCGTACACTGGTTTTGCCGGCGATACGTTTTCGAGCGCTCTGTGGGCCAACGGCGTGCGATTGCTCGGCCGCAGCTTCAAGTATCATCGTGCCCGCGGCATTTACAGTCTGGCGAACCTGGATGTGAACGCGATGATGCAAAACGGCGATTGCACCAACCTGCGGGCCGATATCACTCCGATTCACGATGGCGCAACGATCACGGCGGTCAACACCTTCGGCGGCCTGACGAAAGACCGCGCGAAGATGGTCGATCGCTTCGGCGCATGCCTACCGGTCGGATTTTATTACAAGACATTCTTCCGCCCGAAGCGCTGGTTCCCGTATTTTGAGCAGAAGATGCGCGAAATGGCGGGGCTTGGCACGATCGATCCAAAGCTCGCGCGGCAGCGTACGCCCAAGGCATACGACTTCTGCGATGTGCTGGTGATCGGCGCAGGGCCGGCAGGTTTGTCGGCGGCGATCGCAGCGGCCGAAGCTGGGGCATCCGTCGTCGTGGTCGATGAAAACGCCAAGCCCGGCGGCAGCTTGAACTATCAGTGGGCCTGTGATGGACTCGGCGCTTCAACGCTTCATTCGCTGCTCGACAATGCGAATTCGCTGCCGAACATTCAAATTCGACCATCGACCGTGGCCGCCGGCTGCTATGCCGATCATTGGGTGGCGCTCGTCGATAAGCGACGGCTCGTAAAAATGCGATCCCGCTCCGTCGTACTCGCCACGGGGAGTTGCGAGCAGCCAGCCGTCTTCGGAAACAACGATCTGCCGGGCGTCATGCTCGCCACCGCGGCCCAGCGGCTCGTGCATCAATTCGCCGTAAAGCCATTTAAGCGAGGCATTATCTTCGCGGCCAATCGTGACGGCTATCGAGCCGCGCTCGACCTGCACCGCGCCGGCATCGCAGTCGCAGCCATCATCGATCCGCGGGCTGGGGGTGAATCGTCCGCAATCGGTCAACAAGCCGCCGACGCTGGAATCAAAATCCACGCCGCCTGCGCCGTGTACCAGGCAATTCCCGGCAACGGCAAAAATAATCTCCGTGCCGCGCAGGTTGCGACACTCGACGGCAATGGCCAGCCCGATCTGTCGAAAACCGAAACGATCGATGCTGATGGCATTGCCATGAGTGTCGGCTGGGCTCCCGCCGACGGTTTACACTATCAAGCCGGCGGCCGAATGAAGTGGACCGACGCGCTCCAGCAGTTCGTCCCCGACAAGGCGCCCGCGGGACTGTTTTCGGCAGGGCGAATGAATGGCGTCTACGAATTGAACGAACAAATGGCCGACGGTCGCCGCGCCGGTGCGACTGCAGCGCAGCACGTCGGCTTTTCAAGCAGTCCTCTTGATCCACCAGAGGAAAACTTCTCGCGGAACGAGCAGCCTGCAAGATCGCCGAGCCATCCCTATCCGATTTTTCCGCATCCCAAGGCCAAATGCTTCGTCGATCTCGACGAGGATGTGCAATACAAAGATTTCGTCCACGCCGCCCAGGAAGGCTTCGACCACGTCGAGCTGATGAAGCGGTATTCGACCTTTGGCATGGGGCCTAGCCAAGGTAAGATTGCCAACACGAATGCAATTCGCATTCTGGCGAAGATCAAAGGTCGATCGGTCGGTGAAACCGGCGTGACCACATCGCGGCCGTTTTATCATCCAGTTCCCCTTTCGCATTTGGCCGGACGAGGCTTTCATCCTCATCGACGCACGCCGCTGCAATGCCGGCACCAAGCGCTCGGCGCGGTGTTCATCCCCGCTGGCGAATGGGAGCGGCCCGCCTACTATGCTCAAGGTGGCAAATCGCGCGAAGCGCTCATCGCCGAAGAAGTCATGGCCGTCCGGCAGCGCGTCGGTGTCATCGATGTCGGCACGCTAGGAAAAATTGAAATCGGCGGCCCCGATGCGGCCCAGTTCATCGAACGGCTCTACACGACGACTTTTGCCACCATGCGCCTCGGCACAACCCGATACGGGTTGATGTGCGACGAAACGGGAGTTGTGATCGACGACGGCATCGTTTGCCGCTTGGCCGACGATCGGTTTTATC from Pirellulales bacterium encodes:
- a CDS encoding (2Fe-2S)-binding protein → MSGRRLSGDSLRTTRRSENQTLDHQTLSMNFRLSPQPAEWIDRSRTLRFSFEGKSYTGFAGDTFSSALWANGVRLLGRSFKYHRARGIYSLANLDVNAMMQNGDCTNLRADITPIHDGATITAVNTFGGLTKDRAKMVDRFGACLPVGFYYKTFFRPKRWFPYFEQKMREMAGLGTIDPKLARQRTPKAYDFCDVLVIGAGPAGLSAAIAAAEAGASVVVVDENAKPGGSLNYQWACDGLGASTLHSLLDNANSLPNIQIRPSTVAAGCYADHWVALVDKRRLVKMRSRSVVLATGSCEQPAVFGNNDLPGVMLATAAQRLVHQFAVKPFKRGIIFAANRDGYRAALDLHRAGIAVAAIIDPRAGGESSAIGQQAADAGIKIHAACAVYQAIPGNGKNNLRAAQVATLDGNGQPDLSKTETIDADGIAMSVGWAPADGLHYQAGGRMKWTDALQQFVPDKAPAGLFSAGRMNGVYELNEQMADGRRAGATAAQHVGFSSSPLDPPEENFSRNEQPARSPSHPYPIFPHPKAKCFVDLDEDVQYKDFVHAAQEGFDHVELMKRYSTFGMGPSQGKIANTNAIRILAKIKGRSVGETGVTTSRPFYHPVPLSHLAGRGFHPHRRTPLQCRHQALGAVFIPAGEWERPAYYAQGGKSREALIAEEVMAVRQRVGVIDVGTLGKIEIGGPDAAQFIERLYTTTFATMRLGTTRYGLMCDETGVVIDDGIVCRLADDRFYLTTTTTASGGIYREMQRFAILWKSNVVLANVTGALGAVNLAGPKSRAILQQLTNVDLSTVAFPFLGVREGSVADVPAKLIRVGFVGEWGCEIHAPAYGIRRVWDAIFATGKSDGIRPFGVEAQRVLRLEKGHIIIGQDTDGLTTPLEAGMEWALKSEKPFFQGQRSLQIVGKKPLARMLVGFALTGPSSSDNAGVKECHLIIDENKIVGRVTSVAYSPTLKQSVGLAFIEPKKTNPGAPFEIRTDSGRMVAAKVVPVPFYDPQNQRQVEA